The Cottoperca gobio chromosome 8, fCotGob3.1, whole genome shotgun sequence genome contains the following window.
TAACGTTGTGAAGGAGCTGCAGTACGTGCCTTTCGGTTTCATTTAAGGTATACAtctataattattgttgtttgcattattattattctttgttGTTGAATAAAACCGTTTACAAAAGGTTTGGCATGCTTCCTGCACGTTTGTAATCctgacattttgaatgtattaatatattttgaatattcGGGTCCAGCTGTGACTCAAGGTTCTGAAGTGTGAAACGTGAAGGTGAGGACGTCGGAGCTTCTGCCCCTGCAGAGACGATCCGTCTGCCTCCTGCCGTCTGTCCCTCGTCCGTCACTTTCtccctccacagctgcagacatCCATCACATCTGCCTCCACTGTAATGGCCGACTGCAGATTTACAATTTCAGCcttgctgtcacacacacacacacacacacacacacacacacacacacacacacacacacacacacacacacacacacacgcaggtttGGTAGTTTACAGTTTATTCTAtcttataaaataacattgcaCTTTTATTCTTCTGCTGCTTTACACCTGCTCTGTATCAGGACATATTGTTCTTCAGACTACGTCTCAGATTTTACTCTCCAAACATGAAGAGTGTATAAGATAAGATCTTTCTTCAGTGGCAGACTGTCCCAGAGAGAATACTCCTTCCTGTTTTTAAAGCCAGTAAACTttgtcgtcgtcgtcgtcttgTCTCAAACTACAGCGTTTCCTTTCCGgagcattttttaaaaagttgaTTGAAAGTGAAAATCTGGAagattcttttttaaacattggTCCCAGCAGAGGTCCAGCGAGGGAACTCTGAAACTCTGAAAGTGCAGTTTAACTACAAACATAAACTTCTTAAGTTTTAcagctttaaattaaaaaccaaATTATCTTCACTGCTGATTATTTCACTTGTTTTAAATGAGCTTTGCAGGATTCAATTATAAACAGAGATGTTTGTATAATGAGTACTTTGAtactttaaaagacatttaactGGAAATACTTTCACTTCTATATCCTGGTTTTACTACGTTCCTTCCAGTAAACGCTTTAAATACTTCCACCTGTTCCAGTTTCAGGTCCTCAGACGTTGAAAAGTACAAGATCTGCAAATATTACAGCGGTGAGCGAAACATAAATGAGCTGCGACGTGCGAGAGGTTCGTGTGTCTCACATGTTGTCCATCTTCTCTGAGGAGTTATGCTGTTTTACTGAGATGGAGCTTCACTCTGCTGGCCGccgtctcctcttcttcttcttcttcttcttcttctttttcttcttcttcttcttcttcttcttcgtcttatTCGTTTAGTATTTATCCTGTAGGATTATTatttgaggaggaggagtatGCGGCGTagtcttctccttcttctccttttttcttcttcttcttcttcttattcgtttttattctcttcttcttcttctttcttctttctccttcttcttctctcttcttattattcttcttctttctttcttcttcttcttcttcttttcttcttccttctttcttctctttcttttctcttcttcttcttctttttcttatcTTCAGGTCAGATCATTGATTCCCTTCGACTCTGATGCCCAATAAAAAAGACTTCTGACAGTAACATTGAAATAAGATTCAacaatgaggccatatcctgggttaaataaaggttatataaataaataataaattggcGATcagcctagtttccgtatctgtgccgtacttaacgacctcctgaaaccacattcatcaccattcttgtaaatgttttaaactgtcagagacatattttgaaagcatgaaatcAACACTGGGCCTTGCAAGTCGTCtttgtcaacctctttattgaccttaaatcacacgttcacattcattttaaaggaagaagtctttttagtcttaacatgtttaatacaaaccccacccaggatgagggtcatgttcaacttcactgttaacattacaagaacattgtgttcaaagtaaatgtgatctgtgatcaacattcacaggaaactatctgctcacacttcatcctggtgtcacacaaacctcctgcacttatattgtgattattattcaggttcattgtacagctgatcatctggaatataatatgaaacatagaacatgtcacttagtccgggggggttagtttactcactgagagaagaagagtccctgaaggagaaccagagatttacttctgtctacttgagtttacagaactcagcagtgtctccaggataataagaatataaaccaactccagcgtagagcggctgagagaatgtgtggtggactctgtgcaggagagtcatggtgtcagagacgctgtagaaggacagaacacctgctctgtgatccaggtacactCCGAGTCTGGAGGACGCAGGACCTGAGACGGGAGTTCGGACTttgttgtaataaaatgtatatctgTCATCGTCACAATATAACATCCAGGATTTATCATTGACTCCAAATTCACATTCacccccccctgctctgctgatgttcttgtatgCGACTGCTACACAAACTCCTCCCCCGCTCcgctccacctcccagtaactacgtccagtcagactctctctactcagcaTCTGAGGCCAGTcagtgaatctgtctgtgtgatgagaATAAGACTGATGTTGACTCATGAATGTCACTTTTCTGCCCCCCTCAGAtaataacagctgtgtgtgtgctgtgtttggatccagtgtgatgtcacgtgaatactttaagaatccagctctggtcttgggctctgctgacagtgaaacatccacttcagtcccagtctgtgagatgtttgtccacttctctctcagaacgtcctggagttcatctgtgacttgtgacacagccgctgtcacttcctcaaagtatctgagagggatgttgatgctggaggagagtgtagactcactgagtggggacagtgaggggtagttgtgtagaaactggttgtggtcctctgtgtgtgcgagctgcttcagatcagcgtctttcctcttcagctcagtgatctcctgctccagcttctcctgaagctctttgactcgactcacttcactttcctgctgcgatctgagctgctgcttcacatcagagcttcttttctgcatgagacggatcagctgagtgaacatcttctcactgtcctccactgctctgtcagcagagcgattgatgacctccaccttctgctgaagcagcttcacatctttctctccgtcctggattctctgctggatgtttagtcgactcccctcgagctctctctgcctctcagtcctttctgctgcagctgagactgtgtcgtggcctttatgttcgtccacagagcagagataacagatacactgctgatcagtacggcagaacatcttcatcacctcatcgtgacgagagcacatgttctcctggagcttctgggagggctccaccagcttgtgtttcatgAATGTAGGTGATTCATAATGAAgctggaggtgtttctcacagtaagaggccacacactgcacacaggacttgaaggctttcagttttctcccagtgcagacatcacatcccacatcttcaggtccagcatagcagtgatcagcaggagcagcttggagtccagtcttcttcagctcctccactacagctgctaacatggtgttcttcagcaggacaggcctcggtgtgaaggtctgcctgcactgagggcagctgtggcttctcTTCTCGCCTTCTCCATCCCAGAAGCTTTGAATACAGttcttgcagtagctgtgtccacagggagtcgtcaccggatccttcagtagatccagacagatggaacaagAGAAGGTTTCCCGGTCcagctgaactcctttctgcgccatttctccttcactgccagcgactgtgtgagtctcacttcctgagaagtgaAACTAGTTTGAGCTGCGATCTCAACAGCATGTGTATCTGAAGGAAGTGTATGAGCAGTAGTCTTATCAAGCTCCTCCACATTacagaaagaggaggggggggggggggggggagagcagggtgtgacagatactgtgtgttcaacgaaagaagtgttatcagaagcccacggttcaacaccaaccgcttgctgtttctaacagattctccccactcagtgacacaccagctgagaagccaactctggttatcggtagctcaattttgagaaacgttcattttgagacaccagcgacgacagtcacgtgtctgggacagtgcctagggggtggcagaccggggtggtggttcccctattcaaaaagggggaccagagagtgtgtgccaactacaggggtatcacacttctcagcctccctggtaaagtctactccaaggtactgaaaaggagggttcagccggtagtcgaacctctgattgaagaggaacaatgcggattccgtcctggtcgtggaacaacggaccaactcttcactctcgcaagaatcctggagggggcctgggagtacgcccatcccgtctacatgtgttttgtggatctggagaaggcgtatgaccgggtcccccgggtgatactgtgggaggtgctgcgggagtatgggatgagggggtcacttctgagggccatccaatccctgtacgcccaaagcgagagttgtgtccggatactcggcagtaagtcggactcgtttccagtgaatgttggcctccgccagggcttcttctccttcttcttcttcttcttctccttcttctccttcttctttttcttcttcttcttcttcttctccttcttcttcttcttcttcttcttcttcttcttcttcttcttcttcttcttctccttcttcttcttcttcttcttcttcttcatcatcttcttcttcttctcttcttcttcttcttcttcttcttcttcttcttcttcttcttcttcttcttcttctccttcttcttcttcttcttcttcatcttcttcttcttcttcttcttcttcaggtcaGATCATTGATTCCCTTCGACTCTGATGCCCAATAAAAAGACTTCTGACAGTAACATTGAAATAAGATTCAACAATGTTGCTGATTCTTGAAGCATTTTGTCTGAAAGCATCACAACTTGTAGCCAACACTTTACTTTCTATCATTAAAGCATTtctattattatgtttattaatagaaacatttaaatagtgtATTTGACATTACTCTAATTACTTCCTGGAACACGCGGCTGGAGAATTAAACTTTTCCGTTTGTCTTCAGGACAATCTGCTTCAAATTCACTTGCAAAtgatatattttaatgttttaaacgtgtgaataaacaaacaaagaagtGTACCAAACTCAATGCACCTTCTGGGGTTTACATTCAATTTGTAATTCAAATAAAACTCACATCGGTCTCTACAAAGCAACACTACTTTATAAACcttgtgtttttgaaagagtataatatataatatatatagaatatacttTAATTTGACTTTACAACAGAAAGGTGTGCTCAGGTGTATGTGTACACAGTATATTGTGCTTTATTTTCCTCTCTACCATCGTGTAATCCTCTCTTTCATACAAGTGAAGAGTAAAAGGGAGAAATGTGGACATGTTTCTACTTATATATGTTTACTTTAACTTTAGTAGAAGTTTAGTATCCGACATGAGCTTCATAAGATTCTGAAGACTTCTTCCTGCAGGAGCAGGTCTTAGAATTAATGTATGACTTTATTGATTTGAAGTACAAGTACGAGCCTGTAGTGCACGGacgccacaacacacacacctttaataTGTGGCAGTTAATAAGCTGCCAACCTCTGCACACCGCGCCCCGAAGCGTGAAGGTCCTGTGAGGTGACGAAATACGTTTCAGAGTTAAACACAGAAttgaaccctaacccttaaatattaataataatataataataataataataataataataataataataataataataataataataataataataactttatttgtatagcacctttcatacaagaattgcagccaaaAGTGCTTcatagcaaaaacataacaattagtacaaggacagaataagatcatttacagaacaataatcacagtgttgatgtacacgAGTGTGAAGCACCATTATAACAATagtattaaaatagcagaattaaaataatataaaatagcagaattaagatagtataaaatagcagaattaagatagtataaaatagcagaattaagatagtataaaatagaagaattaaaatagtataacataacgactaaaaatattttatctgaccttcaatctggttttacgaaaaaacacagcacaacaacggtcgccttaaaagtagtaaatgattttataaatttcttagacaatagagaacattgtgcagcacgtTGTATTGACTTATCCAAAGCTTCTGATACAGTGGATCATGCCTTagtgtcacaaagactctacagtgcaggtctctcagatcaagctgtctgttgaCCGTGTGTGCAGGCAGAAGATATAACTTCTAGCTCTCTTAAAgtatccaagggtgtgccacagggatcggttgtaggaccattgttatttatcatttatataaataatcttaatcacaatgttttaaatgcaaatttccatttttatgctgatgacacagtaatttactgctcgtgttggatggtcttccctgaccctGACTGACTAACTCAGAGAGGTGGTCTCTctaacagacttaaagcaactcttaaagacactgaagcagaccgctgggtctgtaaatgttttaattaatgttgtgattgtgattgtttaatgtctgtaactgtgctgctacCTGTCtcggccaggacactcttgaaaaagagatttttaatctcaatgaggccatatcctggttaaataaaggttataaataaataaataaattggcgatcatgcctagtttccgtatctgtgccgtacttaacgacctcctgaaaccacattcatcaccattcttgtaaatgttttaaactgtcagagacatattttgaaagcatgaaatcAACACTGGGCCTTGCAAGTCGTCtttgtcaacctctttattgaccttaaatcacacgttcacattcattttaaaggaagaagtctttttagtcttaacatgtttaatacaaaccccacccaggatgagggtcatgttcaacttcactgttaacattacaagaacattgtgttcaaagtaaatgtgatctgtgatcaacattcacaggaaactatctgctcacacttcatcctggtgtcacacaaacctcctgcacttatattgtgattattattcaggttcattgtacagctgatcatctggaatataatatgaaacatagaacatgtcacttagtccgggggggttagtttactcactgagagaagaagactccctgaaggagaaccagagatttacttctgtctacttgagtttacagaacTCAGCAGTGTCTCCAGGAGAATAAGAATATAAACCAACTCCAGCGTAGAGcggctgagagaatgtgtggtggactctgtgcaggagagtcatggtgtcagagacgctgtagaaggacagaacacctgctctgtgatccaggtacactCCGAGTCTGGAGGACGGACGACCTGAGACGGGAGTTCGGACTttgttgtaataaaatatatatctgtCATCGTCACAATATAACATCCAGGATTTATCATTGACTCCAAATTCACATTCATccccccctgctctgctgatgttcttgtatgTGACTGCTACACAAACTCCTCCCCCGCTCcgctccacctcccagtaactacgtccagtcagactctctctactcagcaCCTGATCCCAGTAagtgaatctgtctgtgtgacgaGAATAAGACTGATGTTGACTCATGAATGTCACTTTTCTGTCCCCCTCAGATAATAACAGCCGTCTGTTTactgtgtttggatccagtgtgatgtcacgtgaatactttaagaatccagctctggtcttgggctctgctgacagtgaaacatccacttcagtcccagtctgtgagatgtttgtccacttctctctcagaacgtcctggagttcatctgtgacttgtgacacagccgctgtcacttcctcaaagtatctgagaggg
Protein-coding sequences here:
- the LOC115012335 gene encoding tripartite motif-containing protein 16-like, giving the protein MAQKGVQLDRETFSCSICLDLLKDPVTTPCGHSYCKNCIQSFWDGEGEKRSHSCPQCRQTFTPRPVLLKNTMLAAVVEELKKTGLQAAPADHCYAGPEDVGCDVCTGRKLKAFKSCVQCVASYCEKHLQLHYESPTFMKHKLVEPSQKLQENMCSRHDEVMKMFCRTDQQCICYLCSVDEHKGHDTVSAAAERTERQRELEGSRLNIQQRIQDGEKDVKLLQQKVEVINRSADRAVEDSEKMFTQLIRLMQKRSSDVKQQLRSQQESEVSRVKELQEKLEQEITELKRKDADLKQLAHTEDHNQFLHNYPSLSPLSESTLSSSINIPLRYFEEVTAAVSQVTDELQDVLREKWTNISQTGTEVDVSLSAEPKTRAGFLKYSRDITLDPNTAHTQLLLSEGGRKVTFMSQHQSYSHHTDRFTDWPQMLSRESLTGRSYWEVERSGGGVCVAVAYKNISRAGGGECEFGVNDKSWMLYCDDDRYTFYYNKVRTPVSGPASSRLGVYLDHRAGVLSFYSVSDTMTLLHRVHHTFSQPLYAGVGLYSYYPGDTAEFCKLK